One Ricinus communis isolate WT05 ecotype wild-type chromosome 2, ASM1957865v1, whole genome shotgun sequence DNA segment encodes these proteins:
- the LOC107261316 gene encoding uncharacterized mitochondrial protein AtMg00810-like: MDILYDTSVRGVKPSFFPLPVGLKLSQDSKTVLSDPEKYCRLLYLGMTRPDISLFYPAASDHTLHAFYDYDWGACVDARKSVTRFCIFFDQSLISWKSKKHNTTSHSSADAEYRSMAATTCELL, from the exons ATGGATATTTTGTATGATACTAGTGTAAGAGGAGTCAagccttctttctttcctctgcCTGTTGGTTTGAAATTGTCACAAGACTCAAAGACTGTTCTTTCTGATCCTGAGAAGTATTGCAGATTGCTATACTTAGGCATGACTAGGCCTGATATCA GTCTTTTCTATCCTGCAGCTAGTGATCACACGCTACATgctttttatgattatgattgGGGTGCATGTGTGGACGCTAGAAAGTCTGTTACTAGGTTTTGTATCTTCTTTGATCAGTCACTTATTTCCTGGAAGAGTAAGAAGCATAACACTACTTCTCATTCTTCTGCAGATGCAGAGTATAGATCAATGGCTGCTACCACTTGCGAGCTTCTTTAG
- the LOC8280537 gene encoding RNA-directed DNA methylation 4 isoform X2: MASMGESSSTPKCTTIEKPLVVRVKRKSSQFRLDALWLEINERPSKRPLFDFQKLSISDDSAHKKVEESKTKKVFVHHITTVSSSDVITDILQSFVPSSAEAIPKSEERKQTFKKDNKQEQLLSKARQSQEISAQNARFEQIWRSRRGNKEASDDRALHDMCHFYDVVRVDVGGRSTVMQEQEVMSLEDQKILSSYLPLLREFIPSAAADIECDINNCMSKPDDYVYDYYTVRDDMGMGDEDSLSPFPLVQVEDEDFYDGPDDESEYESEDSNAEHHPRNDYPDEASEEEDEEEIEASSNESEEHDDTSTGSSEFEECLHGLSEDAVPSHEDGLYDDDDDDAFYYEDDDDFEHDDEDVGENWR, from the exons ATGGCGAGTATGGGTGAAAGCTCTTCCACTCCCAAATGCACCACTATAGAAAAGCCTCTAGTTGTTAGGGTTAAGCGCAAGTCCTCCCAGTTTCGGCTCGACGCTTTAT GGCTTGAAATCAATGAGAGGCCATCAAAGCGCCCGCTGTTTGATTTTCAGAAGCTTTCCATTAGTGATGATTCAGCCCATAAAAAAG TTGAGGAATCGAAGACTAAAAAGGTTTTTGTACATCACATTACCACAGTCAGCAGCTCAGATGTGATTACTGATATACTGCAATCATTTGTG CCTAGTTCTGCTGAAGCCATTCCAAAAAGTGAAGAACGAAAGCAAACATTTAAGAAGGATAAT AAACAAGAGCAGCTTTTGTCCAAGGCTAGACAAAGTCAAGAG ATATCAGCTCAAAATGCTCGTTTTGAACAAATATGGAGGAGCCGTAGGGGAAACAAAGAGGCTTCAGATGATAGAGCACTGCATGACATGTGTCATTTCTATGATGTTGTTCGTGTTGATGTTGGGGGAAGATCTACTGTGATGCAAGAGCAGGA AGTAATGTCCTTGGAGGATCAGAAGATTCTTTCTAGCTATCTGCCTCTGCTTAGAGAGTTTATTCCAAGTGCTGCAGCAGATATTGAATGTGATATAAATAATTGCATGTCTAAGCCTG ATGATTATGTTTATGACTATTATACTGTAAGGGATGACATGGGTATGGGTGATGAAGATTCTTTGAGCCCTTTTCCGCT GGTACAGGTGGAGGATGAAGATTTCTATGATGGGCCAGATGATGAATCAGAATATGAAAGTGAAGATTCGAATG CTGAGCATCATCCACGGAATGATTATCCTGATGAAGCATCTGAAGAGGAAGACGAAGAAGAGATTGAAGCATCTTCTAATGAATCAGAAGAACATGATGACACTAGCACTGGATCTTCAGAATTTGAGGAATGTCTGCATGGTTTGTCTGAAGATGCAGTTCCATCACATGAAGATGGACTTTATGACGATGATGACGACGACGCTTTTTActatgaagatgatgatgacttTGAGCATGATGATGAAGATGTTGGTGAAAATTGGAGGTGA
- the LOC8280537 gene encoding RNA-directed DNA methylation 4 isoform X1, protein MASMGESSSTPKCTTIEKPLVVRVKRKSSQFRLDALWLEINERPSKRPLFDFQKLSISDDSAHKKVEESKTKKVFVHHITTVSSSDVITDILQSFVPSSAEAIPKSEERKQTFKKDNKQEQLLSKARQSQEISAQNARFEQIWRSRRGNKEASDDRALHDMCHFYDVVRVDVGGRSTVMQEQEVMSLEDQKILSSYLPLLREFIPSAAADIECDINNCMSKPDDYVYDYYTVRDDMGMGDEDSLSPFPLWRMKISMMGQMMNQNMKVKIRMLSIIHGMIILMKHLKRKTKKRLKHLLMNQKNMMTLALDLQNLRNVCMVCLKMQFHHMKMDFMTMMTTTLFTMKMMMTLSMMMKMLVKIGGDILSFLQDLHCPHLLSFCS, encoded by the exons ATGGCGAGTATGGGTGAAAGCTCTTCCACTCCCAAATGCACCACTATAGAAAAGCCTCTAGTTGTTAGGGTTAAGCGCAAGTCCTCCCAGTTTCGGCTCGACGCTTTAT GGCTTGAAATCAATGAGAGGCCATCAAAGCGCCCGCTGTTTGATTTTCAGAAGCTTTCCATTAGTGATGATTCAGCCCATAAAAAAG TTGAGGAATCGAAGACTAAAAAGGTTTTTGTACATCACATTACCACAGTCAGCAGCTCAGATGTGATTACTGATATACTGCAATCATTTGTG CCTAGTTCTGCTGAAGCCATTCCAAAAAGTGAAGAACGAAAGCAAACATTTAAGAAGGATAAT AAACAAGAGCAGCTTTTGTCCAAGGCTAGACAAAGTCAAGAG ATATCAGCTCAAAATGCTCGTTTTGAACAAATATGGAGGAGCCGTAGGGGAAACAAAGAGGCTTCAGATGATAGAGCACTGCATGACATGTGTCATTTCTATGATGTTGTTCGTGTTGATGTTGGGGGAAGATCTACTGTGATGCAAGAGCAGGA AGTAATGTCCTTGGAGGATCAGAAGATTCTTTCTAGCTATCTGCCTCTGCTTAGAGAGTTTATTCCAAGTGCTGCAGCAGATATTGAATGTGATATAAATAATTGCATGTCTAAGCCTG ATGATTATGTTTATGACTATTATACTGTAAGGGATGACATGGGTATGGGTGATGAAGATTCTTTGAGCCCTTTTCCGCT GTGGAGGATGAAGATTTCTATGATGGGCCAGATGATGAATCAGAATATGAAAGTGAAGATTCGAATG CTGAGCATCATCCACGGAATGATTATCCTGATGAAGCATCTGAAGAGGAAGACGAAGAAGAGATTGAAGCATCTTCTAATGAATCAGAAGAACATGATGACACTAGCACTGGATCTTCAGAATTTGAGGAATGTCTGCATGGTTTGTCTGAAGATGCAGTTCCATCACATGAAGATGGACTTTATGACGATGATGACGACGACGCTTTTTActatgaagatgatgatgacttTGAGCATGATGATGAAGATGTTGGTGAAAATTGGAGGTGATATTTTATCGTTTTTACAGGACTTACATTGCCCTCACCTCCTCTCATTCTGTAGCTAG